tagcttggccctgagacagccaAGTATTAACCTAGGCTACCTTCCAGGcaccctttccttttctttctgcctTCAAAGTCTGTTACCTTCCTTCTGCCCCCTCCTCAAATGACTAGAAGCTCTTTACCAGACACACACAAGGCAATGCTTATAGGCAACTCACAAGAAACtccaatttcttttcttttcctgtagCATTGCGGGCAACAGCTAGGTATACTGGAATCGAGCCAACAGCAGCATGTGAGCTGATACAGTAGCCAAGTTCTTTATGCAAGCTGGGTGGAGAAAACTGGGGACTGCATTTAGCTGAACCAGGCAGGCCCTGCactcatctccaggcaacaacTAACGGGCGAGGCACAGAAATGCTGAAAGCACAGAGTGTCCTGGTGACGGGATCCAACCGGGGCATTGGCTTGGAGGTCATCAGGCAGCTGGCAGGGAACAGCAGTCATCCAGAATGGATCTTTGCCACCTGTCGGGATCCAGAAGCATCACATGCCCAGGTATCGTAAAAGCTGGGGTGGATATCAGAACAAGGTGATATCTAGGATGATGTACCCAAGGCAACAGAGGCTCCCTGGGGGATGAGTAAGATCTGGTAAGTTTTCTAGGGTAGTTTTGGTTCTAGGTGGGGAGCAGGTATGTCAGTGTAGAGTCCAGACTTACTAGTCTTTTTGGAGGAAATTGCAAAGCTAGAGCCCGCTATTGGCCTAACCCTGCTTAGCCCATCAACAGGGGATCCTGATTTCCATCCCAAGTTCAGCCCTGCTGTTTATGGAGTGAATTTGCAAGATTCCTTAAACGCATATCAGCTATTTCTTAATGCAATGCCCATATTAAATAATCCAAAACACTAGCATGTGATAAATCTAAGACTGCATCCTTAGCTTCTAAATAGTACATCCCACTGAATTCAAGGTTCCTTGGATTGCTCTTTGTTCTGTTCAACACAATATATGGAAGAATTGGATGGGGTGGCAGGGAGAACACCCAGTTTATCAAGGAGGAACTAATTTGCAAAATTGTTCTGGAGAACAAACCCAAAGCATACAGTCCTAGTTTCAACTGAGTTATTGTGTGGGCAGTACCCGATAGGCTCAATCTGAGCTTTTTACATGCACAgtacaatcctgagcagagttacaccaatctatgcctattaaaatcaatagatttagactggagtaactcttcttaggactacaCTGACATACACCTTTTTTTCTGATGTGAAATATCACCAAAAGACCTTGTACAGATCCCTTTGGATTCCCTAGGGTGAGCAGGTTTTTCTGTTTTCTGCAGGATTATTTAGTGGGGAGGGTATATgggtcagtggtagaacatctgcttggcatgccgaaAGACCCAAGTTCAACCCCCATCCTCTCCAGTAacgatcaggtggtaggtgatatgaaagatctctgcccaagaccctggataACCaccgccagtctgagtagacagtactaatTTTGATGGACctatggtctaattcagtataaggcggctTCATGTGTCCCACATCTATACAACAGAGGCATGCTTAAGCAAAACCACATGCCAAGTGGGACTGAACCTCCTCCTAGCTTCCCttcctgtggtggtggagagtgccgtcaagccatagctgatttatggcaacccctggtggggttttcatggcaagggactaacagaagtggtttgcctctgcaaccttggtctttgttggaggtctcccatccaattactaaccaaggccaaccctgcttaacttctgagatctgatgagattaagcttacctgggctatccagtttaGGGATCTTCCCTTCCTACATAATCTGAAATAAACCTGTTTTTTAGATTGTCTGTTGTGTCACAAGTCTCTGGCTTTGGTCTCTTTCAGGAGCTGAAGAACCTGGCCGCCAAGCACCGGGGAGTTAAAATCATCCAATTGGGTATGAGTCAAGTGCTCCAAATCCCCTCTTCTTACAGGGCTATTCCACGAGAGCATtgtgttgcactttaaatgagtATTTGTTCCCCATTTCCAGAGTGTGTTTTGCATAGGTGGGATTCATATTACAGGACTACCGATTTTTTCCAAATGTACTAAGCTGCCTGATACAGTCAGACCATTTGACATCTTGTCTAATATTGTCTCTTCgtactggcagtagctctccaacgGGGtctccaatctttttgagcctgcaggcacatttggaattccgACACAGGGTGGTAGgcacagcaacaatatggctgccacaaaacaaGCAGGGCTGGAtttagggggggcaggggggttgcttGCCTTGGGCGCCACCAAAGAGAGGGCAGCGGgggtggctgctggctgggagtgcacagagctggcagtggtggtgcaGGCAGGCACCAGGCACGGCAATGCTCACCGCAGAGGTCGGGCCAGGTGGGAGGTGACATGGCCCCGCAGCgcttcccagccctccctgcCCCGCAGCTCATGCCTCTTCCCCAATTTGCCTGCCATGTCTCCAGCACAGGCACTGGTGGAGCCAGGCGGGGAGTGCTTTATGTGCAAGCGTGGACCAGGCAGGGGCAGTCTGCCTTCTGCCTGCAGCCCCGTCCCCACCACCGTTCCTCTCACCTCCACCACCCGAGAACTTCACTGAGCAGTGGGTGagcttgcccccctccccttggcttgccttgccagtgaaGGAGAAGCGAGCACCTcgctggacacccccccccccatcttcctgCCTGAGTTGGGATTAGCAGCCTTCTTTTCCTGGCCAGGCTAGTGGATGGGAGCCCTGCGCGGTCCTGGGAGCGCATGCATGCAATTCACATGCATGCACGTAGTGACAGTGGCGCCACCTGActggagttgccctgggtgctggcaacccacgctaGGGCACTGGCTGCAAGAAGCAGAGTGAGACACAAAATGGCCgctacagcttactttcagtcacacatgccttgtgctgtggaagcagtttctgccaaagcaatgttttctaaaatctgcacagccaatcaatactccccTAGCCAATCAGAAGCGATGCTTGGCAAAAATTCCACCTAGCCCACCCACTTccttaaaacacttggtgggcatcagaaaaggtgttggcgggcacaattgtgcccacgggcaccacgttggggactcctgctctaCAAAGTCTCCAGCCAAGGACTTTCCCAGTCCCTTTACTTGGGCAACTTTTAACCAAAGATCCAGAGATTGAAGTAGAAGCATGAGATCCGACCACTGAACTTTGACCTTTCTCATCTCTCTTTGAGTGATCAAAGAATAGTCTTCTGTATCTGAGGAAGGGTGGCGATTCTACAAAATTATAGGGGCTGCACCCCACGTGGAGGTGCTGGATATATAAATGGCACACCCACATGCGTTGCTCTTTGTGAGCGCAAAACCACTTCCATCTGCTTCTAGGGAGCTTATGTTGGGACCTCCATCTTGTGTGAATCAGCCTATACTCTTGGCAAGTGTGAGACAAATTGTGATTGCCCAAAAGTCCTGAGCATGACTGTGTAGAGTTTGGATTTGTTGGTAGAAAATAACGCAAGATTTCCTCTTCAGCAGCGGCATTCCATTCATTGTTCAAACGTGCAGCCTCACGAAATTCCACCTAATCACGAAGATCAGGACCTTAAGAGGTTTTGTTTTAAGATGTAAGATATAATGTTTGCATTATGATGACAGAGATAAGGGGTTTGTGATAAGAGAACCACAAGGCATGCATGAGGCACGAGCCACAAGATGGTTTTTTTACTAGGATTTTTATAGAAGAATAATAGAAAAATAAGACAAAAATAACAAAGTAAAAAATAACAGCTAACAAAACCTTaagaaaccaaaaaaaaagaaagaaacctatTAACTAACAAGAGGTTTCCGATTTTCTGTGACAAAAATAACTACTTTCCAGACCATCTCTGTGATGCCACCTCTCTCCCTCATTCTTTAAATCCTCTCTCACATCCTATACATCATGTGTGCTCACTCCATAAGCCTTAGGGGTTTGCACTTAAACCAAGTCTGTACAGTTGAACTGAACATATATTCATGCCCACAGTTAATCACACTCCTGtcttcttcccttccctctgttGCCTTTTCAGTGGGGAATTTAAATAGGACAACAATAGCACAGGCATGTATCATAGTTGAATGGGTAAATGCACTTATACATGCATTACCGATTTTTTATTTGTATACATAAACATATcctacatgcacacacaaaacagtGTACTGTGAGCAAGAACACTTAGAAATAAGCTATAAGTGACACCAGACATGTTTTTTTAACATGTCAGGGAcataattttacctgggaactgtagttgaaaacagtgttatgtccctggggaagggaggaaggggaggagaagagcttttcaaagacagtttccAAAGGCAGAGCTGTGCAGGATCGCTGTGGAAGAGGAATTTTgccattgttttcttgcaatctcaacagagagatgaactaccagctcttcctctcccctgcctTCCTGCATTAGGGACAAGAAAACAGTTGCAaatttcctctcccccagcgaCCCCAAGTggttctgtctttgaaaactgtctttgaaaactacaattCTTAGGTACAATTACGAGACCCAGACACGTTAAAAAACACATGTCTGGcaccacttgtagcttagctcttagttcTCTGCCCTGCAAGAGTGACAAGAGTGCAGTTGTGCAGAGTGGAAGAGGGTGGTCTGCAGAATTACTTCCTAGCTAGCAGTGGCTCATCTTTAGTTACCTGTAAAAATTTGCTGTTGTAGATGTTATGGATCCATCCAGCATCCAGACTGCTGCAGCCAAAGTCACGGAGCATTTGCAAGGAACTGGGCTGAATCTCCTGATCAACAATGCTGGGATTGTAAGGCCTAGCACTGTGGAATCTGAGACGCCAGAGAACATGTCCGAGGTGTACAAAAACAACACGATAGGGCCCATGATGGTGAGCCAGGTAAGGACCTCCTAGGTGCTTCTCCAGaagtcctgttcacatgttacagggATTGCAAGTACATCCTGCATGTATGCTCATTCTCCAGTTTGAAGGAAACAGCCAACGTACATTCCGTTTACAAATGAAAATGCAAACCAGTACCAGGATAAATGTGGGTTTAAGTCATGCATTGAGTTTTACATGCGTTGAACAGGAGAATTAGTTAATGCACAGTGAAGAAAATGATTCCAcacgcgttggataatgcacttccaatcctcttcatagatcatttggaatggatttttgtgtgtgcggaacaaaaaattgacctcaaacaattgataaagtgcattgaaagtgcattatccaacgtgtgcggaatctgcCGTAGTCTGCACACAGATTGTACGTGCATTCAGTTTCTGTAACTTTTGACCAGGTCTAGAGATCTTGACATTTGGAGACTAATggcacagtcctaagcagaatcatACCgttctgttgaagtcaatgggcccagaagggtgtttaggattgcactgctaatggcTGAAGAAGGATCATCACCTGTTTTCTGGGCAAAGGGGCTGTGATGATATTAACGAGAAAAGCAACGAGAGAATCACAGAACAAAAAGTCACAAGGATACAGAGTATGTGAACACCTACTAAATACACTTCAAAACGCTTTTATATAAATGTGTAGTGAATATTTGCAAACAAATATTACAATATTTAAATATCAGTGCCTATATCACAAATGTTGCGacaataaatatcaatatcaatGTCTCTCTTAATTATTTTAAACAGTTATCAGATGTTTTCCACAGTCAGCATCACTTAAAAATCCTGCAGAAGGCAAAAGTTTAAATCCTTGAAGAAAGCTGTCTTTTCTCCTTGCGACTTGCTGATGGAGGGCTAGCTTGGAAGCTCTGTTTCAATCCTTTTATCAAAACAGGATCGCTTAGGAATTCTCTCTTTAACAAAGAAAAATCActtcatccatttgttcaaaagcAAGCCTTCCACCAACTTATACAGAAATTCAACTGGTGTGGCATCGTTGGCTGGGCTGGGAAGGAGATGAAGGGGAATTGTACCTATCAAACCAGGATCATAAATAACTACTGTCTTGATAAgcccctgagggccaagctacaagtgacaaatgacacttgaatggcaagtggattgagtggagtgcaagtggacagggagaaatacacttgccgttcaagtgtcattcgtcacgtgtagcttggccctgagatcacaAGGCCATCCAAAAGGGGAGTGACTGGAGGGGCTTCACACTGTGGCATTAGAACTGGTGAAGAGATGCCAACCCTCTCACTGCAGGTCTGTGCGCCTGACCTTGATTCATCCTTCTCCTTCTCCAGGCATTCCTTCCCTTGCTGAGGAAGGCATCTCAGGAAAGCCCCCAGAAAGGGATGAGCTGCAGCAAAGCCGCCATTGTCAATGTGTCCAGTGCAAGTGGCTCCATCACCGAGGTCCTTGGGTGGAATGTAGGACACATCATTAATTACCGCTGCAGCAAGGTAGGGGCGTGCATACTATGCAAAGGCTGAAGTATTTGCTCAGTTTATGTCATTAAAATTAAGAACAGAATTGAATGCATCATTCACTCCCTCCTGCTTCTGGCCCATGTTCCTCCTAGGCTGCTCTGAACGTGCTCACTCGGTGTCAGGGCCTGGGACTGGCTGAAGACAAGATCCTTTGCGTTGCGTTGCATCCTGGATGGGTGCAAACAGACATGGGAAATGCAGAGGTAGGTGCTTCAAGGTGCATACTCCTTCTAACACAGGGCTATCCAAAATGATTTACTTACTTTAGGCCCATAGCTAAGGAAGCCCCAGAATGGATAATATTGTTATTGTCTTGTATGTatagggagggaaggcggcatgatcgcgtcagatcttggaaactaagcagggtcagtacttgggcgGGCAAACACCAAGGAAGTCcctgaagaggaaggcaatggcgaaccacctctgcttctcactttattattttatttatttattaatttaatttatagttcGCTCTCCCCGCacgtgggctcagagcagatttacatcaaaaatttaaaaacaatttaaaacattggtagcaaccATAAGATACAGCATTTAAACATAAACAAGGCAGATCATTTTGCTCCTACATAGCACCTCGGGCCCATAGGACAGGATGGTTAAAACTCTGCCAGTGTGGTATTGGCAcatatcccccccacacacacaccctgggagGGGCTGGTTGGGTGGCTCATCCGCCCCATCCTCcttaagcctggtggaacatctccatcctGGAGGCCCGGAGAAATGatagcagggccgattccagatgactaaccttaaggcgtttcatgccgccctcttccggatcgcgacggggaaaatgcgaaatatcgcatttcctcgtgtgagttttgcgcgacgatgcgcaaaactcgcgcgaggaaacgcgatatttcgcattttccctgtcgcgatccggaagagggcggcatgaaatgccttaaggttagtcatctggaatcggcccagatcttGTTGAGACCAGctgtccacagacagagagttccaccaggtaggcgCCAGAACCAAAAAaggcctggccctggttgaggcaaagcaaacctccttggggccagggatctccAGGGAtcttcttgccttgaaagtcccttgctggggtcgccataagtcagttgtgacttgatggcacttttcacacacactcacacgaaTAGAGAACCATAGCATGCCTGTGTAGTCCGCTTTGGAGGCAAATGCTGAAGGCAGTGTGAGCAGTCTCCATATTAATCCTGGGGGGCTCCACCAGTCTCACTGTCATCTATGTAACAACAACAGGTAAGTCTAACAGGGAAGATTTAGAGATCTGGAGCTGGTAAATAATATCTGGATCCAGAGTTTTAAGTATTTGATTAGGCTTTCGTGCAGTCAGTTCAGCAGTAAACAGGCAGCATACCGGGCCCTTCTATTCCAGAGTGTTTCTAAAAGAGTAAGTTTTAATCAGAATCCCCACCTTTGGTTTCCCTTTAAAATAATGTTCTATAGTCCCAACCTTGATCACCCTCAGTGGTGCTTTCCCAGTTTTCACAGTCCTGCTCCTAATTCCCATAGTTATAGCCGATAGTCAGGCTCTATGTGGCCAAACCTTTCCCTCCTGGATGGAAAATCTGGGCCAGAGAAGAATTTTCCCCCATCTTCTTCCAGGCAAGCCCACTCCAATTCATCTTTCCTGTTTAATGGGGATGAACGTTGTGTGGCCATGGGAAATCGCCCAGGGGAAGGAAAATTCTTGTAGGATCATCTATCTTTctttcatcccccacccccacactgcaTCCTGGGAACTATATCTATAGGATAAGGCATGCACGGAACTCTTAGAGTTTCCTACTCTAGTctgagaattcctggagattttgcagaTTGTGCCAGTTGAGGGgggagttgggaggggggaggaagctcAGCGGCGATTTAATGCCAGAGTATGTTCTCTGAAGCTGCTCTTCCTTACAATACAGAAGTAGTACAGAGATGAGTTGTAACTCCAGGTTCCACCTTGAGGCTGGTACGCCTAATTACATCATCAGAATGTACCACGCTCCATATCTTTCCACCACCTGCTCAGTTCTTTCTAGGAATTGTTGTTCCCAGAACGCCCGATCATCTGTGTCAAATGTTCTGGGCACTACAATTTCCACAATAGGGGAAGGGAATGGAAGGAATAAAGAATGAGGTGAGTAGAGTGCAACCGAGTGGGGGAGGACATGGCACACCCGTCTCTTGCTACAACCTGCATAGAGAAGGATTGCTACCTCCTAGAATTCCACTCCCCAACTACTGACAAAGAGATTCCATTATTGGCTATTGTGGATAATAGCCATCGATAGGTCTAAGTGTCATGAATTTGTCTAAATCTTTTTGAAAAACGTATCGAAGCTAGTGGACATCATACCTTGCAATAGTGAATTCCAGAAGTTACTTTGCTGGAAGAAACAATTTGTCTAGTATTATAAGTATCTGGCCCTAATTGCACAAGTCATATATTACTTCCACATGTGTTGAGGCAAACCTTCAAGAGGAATGGAGTTCTATAAACAGGAGGCAGCACCCGAGAGTGCTTTCCTGTTTGCATTGCATATCTGGACATCCAGATATGGTGTAAGCTATATCATGGTATAAGGATgcatggggcaaatccacactcactcatcttccgcttatcttgcgctgtcgtggcaatctCCTTTATAccactaccaggctgtgcatccttacatccacccttccggtgcatcttcatggcgcaatcagttctccactcACCACCGAGTACAGCGTTActgtgggcggttccatcctctgccatcaGAATTGATGGcgcatgtcacttcccttttttttaaaaaaa
The window above is part of the Eublepharis macularius isolate TG4126 chromosome 16, MPM_Emac_v1.0, whole genome shotgun sequence genome. Proteins encoded here:
- the LOC129343852 gene encoding C-factor-like isoform X1 — protein: MLKAQSVLVTGSNRGIGLEVIRQLAGNSSHPEWIFATCRDPEASHAQELKNLAAKHRGVKIIQLDVMDPSSIQTAAAKVTEHLQGTGLNLLINNAGIVRPSTVESETPENMSEVYKNNTIGPMMVSQAFLPLLRKASQESPQKGMSCSKAAIVNVSSASGSITEVLGWNVGHIINYRCSKAALNVLTRCQGLGLAEDKILCVALHPGWVQTDMGNAEGLAPMTVDTSVRAILNTLGRLTEKDNGAFVNWEGTAVPW
- the LOC129343852 gene encoding uncharacterized protein LOC129343852 isoform X2, producing the protein MLKAQSVLVTGSNRGIGLEVIRQLAGNSSHPEWIFATCRDPEASHAQELKNLAAKHRGVKIIQLDVMDPSSIQTAAAKVTEHLQGTGLNLLINNAGIVRPSTVESETPENMSEVYKNNTIGPMMVSQAFLPLLRKASQESPQKGMSCSKAAIVNVSSASGSITEVLGWNVGHIINYRCSKAALNVLTRCQGLGLAEDKILCVALHPGWVQTDMGNAEVGASRD